In Streptomyces seoulensis, the following are encoded in one genomic region:
- the groL gene encoding chaperonin GroEL (60 kDa chaperone family; promotes refolding of misfolded polypeptides especially under stressful conditions; forms two stacked rings of heptamers to form a barrel-shaped 14mer; ends can be capped by GroES; misfolded proteins enter the barrel where they are refolded when GroES binds) codes for MAKTLKFDEDARRALERGVNKLADTVKVTIGPRGRNVVIDKKFGAPTITNDGVTIAREVEIEDPFENLGAQLVKEVATKTNDIAGDGTTTATVLAQALVREGLKNVAAGASPAALKKGIDAAVKAISEDLLASARPIDEKSDIAAVAALSAQDQQVGELIAEAMDKVGKDGVITVEESNTFGLELDFTEGMAFDKGYLSPYFVTDQERMEAVLDDPYILINQGKISSITELLPLLEKIIQTNASKPLLIIAEDVEGEALSTLVVNKIRGTFNAVAVKAPGFGDRRKAMLQDMAVLTGATVISEEVGLKLDQAGLDVLGTARRVTVTKDDTTIVEGGGNAADLTGRVNQIKAEIENTDSDWDREKLQERLAKLAGGVCVIKVGAATEVELKEKKHRLEDAISATRAAVEEGIVSGGGSALVHSAKVLQDGLGKTGDEATGVSVVRNAVVEPLRWIGENAGQEGYVIVSKVKDMEKGQGYNAATGEYGDLVKAGVIDPVKVTRSALENAASIASLLLTTETLVVEKKEEEEAPAGHSHGHSH; via the coding sequence ATGGCGAAGACACTGAAGTTCGACGAGGACGCCCGTCGCGCCCTTGAGCGCGGCGTCAACAAGCTGGCCGACACGGTGAAGGTGACGATCGGCCCCCGTGGCCGCAACGTCGTCATCGACAAGAAGTTCGGCGCGCCGACCATCACCAACGACGGTGTCACGATCGCCCGTGAGGTCGAGATCGAGGACCCGTTCGAGAACCTCGGCGCCCAGCTCGTGAAGGAGGTGGCGACCAAGACCAACGACATCGCGGGTGACGGCACCACCACCGCCACCGTGCTCGCCCAGGCCCTGGTCCGCGAGGGTCTGAAGAACGTCGCCGCCGGCGCGTCCCCGGCCGCCCTGAAGAAGGGCATCGACGCCGCCGTCAAGGCGATCTCCGAGGACCTGCTCGCCTCCGCGCGCCCGATCGACGAGAAGTCCGACATCGCCGCCGTCGCCGCGCTGTCCGCCCAGGACCAGCAGGTCGGCGAGCTGATCGCCGAGGCCATGGACAAGGTCGGCAAGGACGGTGTCATCACCGTCGAGGAGTCCAACACCTTCGGTCTGGAGCTGGACTTCACCGAGGGCATGGCCTTCGACAAGGGCTACCTGTCCCCGTACTTCGTCACCGACCAGGAGCGTATGGAGGCCGTCCTCGACGACCCGTACATCCTGATCAACCAGGGCAAGATCTCCTCGATCACCGAGCTGCTCCCGCTGCTCGAGAAGATCATCCAGACCAACGCCTCGAAGCCGCTGCTGATCATCGCCGAGGACGTCGAGGGCGAGGCCCTGTCGACCCTGGTGGTCAACAAGATCCGTGGCACCTTCAACGCCGTCGCGGTGAAGGCCCCCGGCTTCGGCGACCGCCGCAAGGCGATGCTCCAGGACATGGCCGTCCTCACCGGCGCCACCGTCATCTCCGAGGAGGTCGGCCTCAAGCTCGACCAGGCCGGTCTCGACGTGCTGGGCACCGCCCGCCGCGTGACCGTCACCAAGGACGACACCACGATCGTCGAGGGCGGCGGCAACGCGGCCGACCTGACGGGCCGTGTCAACCAGATCAAGGCCGAGATCGAGAACACCGACTCCGACTGGGACCGCGAGAAGCTCCAGGAGCGCCTCGCCAAGCTGGCCGGCGGCGTGTGCGTGATCAAGGTCGGCGCCGCCACCGAGGTGGAGCTGAAGGAGAAGAAGCACCGTCTGGAGGACGCCATCTCCGCGACCCGCGCCGCGGTCGAGGAGGGCATCGTCTCCGGTGGCGGTTCCGCGCTGGTCCACTCCGCGAAGGTCCTCCAGGACGGTCTCGGCAAGACCGGCGACGAGGCCACCGGCGTGAGCGTCGTCCGCAACGCGGTCGTCGAGCCGCTGCGCTGGATCGGCGAGAACGCCGGCCAGGAGGGCTACGTCATCGTCTCCAAGGTCAAGGACATGGAGAAGGGCCAGGGCTACAACGCGGCCACCGGCGAGTACGGCGACCTGGTCAAGGCCGGCGTCATCGACCCGGTCAAGGTCACCCGCTCCGCCCTGGAGAACGCCGCCTCCATCGCCTCCCTCCTCCTCACGACCGAGACCCTGGTCGTCGAGAAGAAGGAAGAGGAAGAGGCCCCGGCCGGCCACAGCCACGGTCACTCGCACTAA